The genomic stretch CATTAATCACATTATTTACAAACATGCCATAATAAGTCTTATTAGAATGCCTTTTACAAATGACCAGCATACTTTTGACTATAGTGATACATTATTGTAGTACTTTTACTCAAGAAAATAAAACACTACTATTCATAAAAATAAGCTTGTGACAACCTGACAATTATTCATAAAACTCGCTAATGACATTTAATGGATATTTGTCAAAATCAGTCTTTAAAGATGGGCTCATGATTCAGAGACAGATTTTGATCAGATAAGTATTATTCTAAAAAGTAATTCGGATAAGGAGATGACTCATACTGTCAAGTGACATGTAGCATTTTCCTTCGAGTTTCTTCCACGTGTCCTTCCGATGGTTTAGTTTTCATTGAAGAATCTTGTTTCTGCCGAGGGGTTTGACCCGAGCTTTCTCCAAATTCTTGTATCCTAATCTTTTCCTAACTTGTACGTATCAACTTTAATTTTTTCTTGATCATGGAGATTGTTGAAGTTgatataattaattaattatttttttccACTTTTAAACTTAGAGGATAATCATCAATAGTTTTTATAGATCAACGTAAATTCTACAAATGAGGAGCTTAGTTACAAGATCTATCTGATATGGCATGTGTTGGAAGAAAACGGTTTTGAGTATGCCAACAACTTCTAGGGATAATCTTCTTTCCTTGACTTTGTCAAGGTCTGATTTTAATTGATTTCTCCATCATTTCAATGGAGAACACCATTTGAGAGTAGTCTGAATTAAAGACTTGTGGTTCATTGGATTCATTATGTGATTATTTATACATGGCTTCATTTGGGACAAGGACAATCATAATATATAAACTGGTTGCACACCAAAAATATCTTAAATGGttttttataaatttaaaattCGGGTTTATTATGAATGATAGAAGAAAATGTGTGTTAGGGAAGGAATAGGTATGATTTGGGCGTTTCTTTTTTATAATCTTAGTCATAAAATAAAAAAGATTATTTTTTACATATTCTTTGAGTTGGGATGGTAAGGAGGACAGATGTATCCTATAAGAGAGATTCTTAGTTGTAAATGCATGGGCTGGTAGAGGTTTGATCATAAGGATCAAAGGAAGAAAGTTTTACCTCGaacccctacaattgtacccataCCCCCATAATTAATTTTTTTGGACCAAAATACCCTTATATAAATAGGGTATGTTTTTCAgaaatgaatttttttttcatttgcgCCTGAAGACTTCCGGAAGAGCATTTTTGCCCTTGTAAACCGGAACACTGAGAGTAAGTCTTCTGGTTCACAAAACatataccggaacacttcttcAAAGACTTTCAACTCGCTGCAGTTTTGGGACATTTAATCGGAACTCTTTaagaaagtcttccggtttgtaAGAGTATATACCAAAActctttcttaaagacttccgATTTGTATGAACTAAACCAGAACTCTTTTAAGAAGTATTCCGGTAGTCAACCAATTTTTTTTCCACACCGGAACTTTTTTAAGAAGTGTTCCGGTgcatttttatttatttatttatttattttaaaattattttattataattttttttatagtGGTTCGAAGACGAGATGCATATGGTAGGATTCCAGACCATAATTTATGTTGGGGCACATCTTCATCTACAGCAGAGCCGACTGGATATCTAGGAGGGtcgtacgatacgtctcttttggtaaagtacgagcatcatgttgctcatCATTTATGGTTTGGTGAGGTAAATAAACGACATATATTTGAAATTGActaatatttgaatattttatattgtgttttaaaatatgtgttttaattgtttttaggaaagatGTCCGAAGAAATAGTTAAAGGTTGCTGGACACGGACTAAAGCTGACATTGAGGGTTCCACTAGCTCTTCCATAACAGgtggagagttgggtatctagGTCTGAGTTATCTTCACTTTAGAGAACTAGtttgaacaagatagacacaaatctgGTATCTGCATTTGcggaaagatggcatctagagacatcttcatttcacatatcgtttggtgaaatgagcattactttggatgatgtctcatgtctgcttcacttgcccatcaggggtgtcttctggagtcctcaggatgtCACTGAAGAGGTTGCTGTTGAACTTGTTGTTGACTACTTAGGAGTGTCACATGGTGAGGCACAATCACATGTTCGTAGTTGCAGGGGTTCTTATTATAAATTGGAGTGGTTATAAGATTTATTCATACATCATAGAGCTGCTTCTAGTTGGGCATATGCGACTAGAGAATATTTGTTAATGTTTGTGGGTTCCATAATTTTTGCCGACAAGACCTTTACACTTGTCGAGGCACGATATCTCCTGTTGTTTACCGACTTAGATAGATGTTTGAGATATAGTTGAGGAGCAGCTGCACTAGTTACCCTATACAGGTGCGTCCATGTTCAGTTGTAAGCAGATCGGTGGATATCTTACTCTActacaggtatataatttaattttgtttattaagtgttggattcattttataaagtatgctaacttaatttattttgtttattatgtttttattttgtaataGTGCTGGATTCACGAGTACTTTCAAACTATTGGAAAAAAGGAGAGAAATGGAAACCAACTGATAATTGTGGTTTTCctcgagcgatgagatggtcCTATAGGCAAGGAGTCCTGAAGGTGGATGATTTAtgacctattttggacgagctgacacctgtcgacgtcatatggcgtccatttgaggatcatagaggATGACGTCAGTTTGATGAGTTATGTCTTTACAGGGGGTATTTGAAGTGGGGTGACAGAGTTGTTTCATACTTGCCTGACagatgtttacgtcagttcgggtacaagcagtatgttccatccccacctctTGATTGTATGATGACGACTGATATTAATGTTGATTGGATTGGTTACCATCAGAGCGTTATTGATGTGATCCGTCCAACTATCCTGACCACCACTCCATCTGATATAGAAGATGGTTATCTAGagtggtattattgtgtttcACATCCACGTttggtccctccccatcgtgacGAACCAAGAGAGGTACCAGTTCTTGTTTATGATGCAGGACCATCTGATCCTAattgggctcgtgtatctacattgattcatcgTTATCTGAGATAGGTTAATGCCgaagaggaagatccacagtttgctaatttatttgaagctttgcatatttctcgttcacattgatttatgtatTAAGTTTTAGAATTGGATATAATAGACATAATATaatattcatgttttgattacatattcatgttttgattacatattcatGCTAATATAGGCGTAAGTAATTGTCAATGTTGTAGACGTCctgcaaatcctaacatccaagaCGTTGCTTCTTCACAACGAAActtcttccaatctaatgtgaTCGGTGGCAACGGAAACCCAtctttcatgttaacctgatgacaataattaaaacatatatttaataaagtgaaataattaaaaCATTAAGTCATATAAAATCAAATACGTACATGAACCCAATGATTttggttaacaaaaccaatgcaataaatggagacatttggtgaatgtgaacttgtcataGGAAAGAAAGTCTTGCACGGATCTCCTAAATagacaagtacaacattatagcgattcgctatcaagtaacccatatctggtagaGTCAATCATTTTTCTGGTGGCTGTGAACCAAAGGATTAtatcatcaaagattctctcacttCTGACAACCGATTACAAAATAACTTATCATACAAAGTTGACTTATCCTTGTCTATTATTTCCAACCCCAAGTCTCTGCGAACCATTGaccaaccatcctcaccatatccatgcaatgatgcaatgactctaaatccacaattaccatctgattaaacattaactacatcttcaatgtatgacctaatatgattaggaaattgaagagTGAAATGTTTCTGTGattgtggttgcttctttgataattttaacttcttcgaagtctgtgatggttgagattgtctttgtgaagattgagatgccttatcaacatactcatgatacggagggtccctataaacatcatattctgttggttttttccctttcttcttcactcctcctttggtttttaaTTTCTCGGGTGGTGGACACAATGGAGTCATTGTGGGGTATGCAAGTTCACATACCCTACTCTTTAATGCCCTTTTCCCaataacatctaatgacctaaaCCGTTTCCACAATTCATTTATTGCACAAGTCATATCCACCTCTGGTCCATCATCTGCACCTACCTCTAACTCAACGtccatagttagtttcctccaatgaacatgaacaacatcTATGGGTATCGGTATACCACATAGTGCatatcttcctaactcacaagcacaaggtaacccataagatgttgttaagagtacaaccacatattttcCTGTTggttccaacataatcaactctcaataactcttcagcaatacgtctcaaagcagctcgagacACTGAACCACGCAAATTACCATAAAATGGATTTATGTGcgcgtgctcaacttcgtaattttttttgaaaagaagctctaatgttacccagttgtaacctcaagttgttattcatagCTTCCCAATATTTGACCATGTCATCTATACTATTTCCtacatctgctttaacttccaataagcagattcaaccctaaaaatattgaaaataacacatagaaaaaatatcacatataacgataacattttgaaaatattaaaaatatcacatataaaaaaaatacatagAAAAAATTATAACACGTATCGATTAGTCATcgtgttacccaaatgtagcactAGATTAgtccatgctccaacaaatctatgtctatgtggagtcaaccatgtgtctttcacataattaataaattcactataatcaacacatgtttgctcaagttgatgcaactgttgaccatactcaacctcatcactagcccaaacAACTCCCATCCATAATGTGTTtatcgtcttttgcaggtcattcaccacatgttgtttgcattttgcaccaacatttttgttaatgtgaaatctacatagcaaattaatcgacctgcgaaacacaatttcaattgctttcatcaaagcaagatctctatctgtcaaaatcacttgtggacacaaatatttcttcacaaacaattctttaagtttctccaatacccataaaaaaaattgtatgctcagactccatatacgcaaatgcaacatcaaaagtcaactcggttgatgtcatgccaacaatttcaaacaaaggttgtctatatttgtttgtcttgtaggtgatatccataactaacacaatagaaaaaatattcaacaacttaatTGAATCAGGATGggcccaaaatatctctctcacaacttccgagtcatcctttttttactccaatacacatagtatgcatcctcaataagcttaaacaaatgttgtatctcacttttaggacctcttatctctttttgtatcacactcttatgcttgtatacttgcctaatccgagtgacattctctggatctcggtcttgcaaggaaagcaatatgtgtctaggtggtacatgtctctttgtcaaatcagcgacatgctgtttctcatctgtggtcaacctaccaacaaaggaatgaccttctaatctatcatGTAAACCATGATTGTGGAACTCACATTTTAtatcaatcttccaaccagacccatctttcgccaaagtcgacctgattttaaatgggcatccacatttcttggacgcactttgggtTCCACTATCAGTATCCTTGTGTTTCCCATatttatcacaaccaaatattaatttgttactttgggttccactatcgattccaacctctttaatccatctgatcacctcttctcgtgtaccaaataTTTTCGTCGTTAAAAACGCATCagaagtatctacacatatttggggaagattttccattcctgCACAATAAAAAAATGTCAAAAAAAATGCAAACAGGAAGTCTTCAAAGAAGAGTTCTGGAATACACAAAAATAATACCGGAAGACTTCAACAAAGAGTTTCGGTATGTGTCACTTTGTTAACCGGAACTCTTTCAATAAGTGTTCCAGAATGTTTTTTTTAAAAGAACCGGAACTCTTTCAATAAGTCTTCCGGTTTACTGTTTGCAATGTTCCGGATGTCTTTGTCAAAGTCTTTCGGTTTTAAAAAAATACATACCAGAAGTCTTTTTTCAGGAGTTCCGGTACGAGGGTGGAATGTGTAATTTTCGGAAGTGTCAACTGAATGataaaaatgaaatggtaaattggttaaaatcagttaaggataaaattggtatttttaaaaaattattgGGGTATGAGTCTAAACGTAGGGGTATGAAGTAAAATTTCCTCAAAGGAAATGTGGGCTTAGTAGTAATGATCTGGATGAGTTTCATAGCTTCGGAAAGCAAACTATGGATCATATTTTGAGTTCTTTGATATGTTTTACGGTAAAAATCATATCTGAAAAACCAACAATCTTTGAGTCAAAGAGTTTGAGGATCTTGAGGCATTTTAGGTTTAAATTAAAAGATTTTAGGAAAAGAAAAATTATCCATATGGACTTTAAACTGATAGCCTCTCAAGTGGAAGTCAATCTTTTGGATACCCAACTTACTGCAGGGGATTCCTTATAAGTGGTGTGATAATATTTTCCGGCTTCTTTGAATTGACCACTAACAAGACCATAATAATATTTTTTTCCATCAATGTCTTCTATTAAGAGAGCTCTCCAATAATGATTATTGACATCAATTTGTAAAATTCTCTTACCATACTTCGGAATTTTCAGAGTTTGTGGAGTTTGAGCGATTTTTTTCAATGTCTttactacttcggtttgttttttattataagtcgttttttatttttcacacgtattaagaaaGGTAATAATTATGGTATGAAAAAGATAAATTATAAAGGATTTTACAAAATTGTCATTCATTAATGATGTTGGAAAGACAAATTGACATAATTGAAATGaaagagaataataaatatttaagagtataatagaaaaaataacattaatgattcattgatattataaaatCATTAATATTATGGTGcaaaatatttttccaaagtgacatataataaaaaatagaGGTAGTAACTTATTAAAAATGTAAACTTCTTTCAAGATCTTTGTTATTCTCAaatttttttccttctttttttcTTAGTGAATTTGTGATATGTGCTCAGGCACGCCATCTATGATCAGATATTGTTGATCTATTCGGGTTTTAGATCTTCAGGCGTCTAACTTCATGTCTTTGCATGAGGTGCTCTTTACATTTATTAGTCCGATTTCGAAATACACAAGAGTAAACAAAATGCTTCCAGAATCACTATGGTTGGAGCTCAAAAGTAAACAAAGTGCTCTGTACATTGTGGTCTAGAAATTCTATTTGATATTTTGTGAAATTATCTTTATTGTGATGTTGAAATTAAATACAGGAAATGAATGTTATAGTACTGTGGACCCTATTGTATATTGCTTGGTGGATGGAAGGTTAATTTGGAAATACTGTGTGACCTAGTAAATAAGAACAATAGTCTTTTCTTTTGTGATAAACATTTGCTGGATATTCTTATTCCTGTAGTTAGAAGAGTTGCATTGTAATCTTTAATGTCTTAACTTTTAATTCTAGCTATGGTGCATTGTAATCTTCAATGTCTTCTTTTACTCTGATTTACACTGGTGACTAGTTTATACATTTTGTGCTTAGTGTACCTTAACTCAAAAAGAAATCTTAAGACTTCATAGAATACAACTATGGAGCAAGATGCTCAATTTGTTTATAATTGTTTCTTCAGAACATTCTAATATGTGTGTATCTCCAATTAATTAATATTGGATTTTTCCGCTACTCTGATATCTGTAAATAAGATAATGGTTAATTTGTCTTGGGCAAAAGCACGGCTTAATCGATACTTTCAAAATTATCGTCAATGTGTTGGGGAAACGGTTTCTAATGAACAGGTTTCACATCATTTTTTTAAGTGTCCTGTCTTTGATTGTTTTGGTTTCTCTAATGTGTTTCAAAATAATAAATGGAATATATGGAACCGTTTGCAGAATTATTTGTCAATGAGAGAACTTCTAGTAAGATAGTTATTAGTGTGATTCGTATGAATTCCATTGAAGATTTTTTTAAAGAAATCTCTTAAATATAAATAGGCAAATTACTAATGATAATAGAAACATCATTGATTAACATTCAAATAGTCCTACATCTAGAGTTTGAGATTCACAAGTAGAAACTAGTAGAAGCTATTTCATTCTAGGGTTGAGAAAATAACATTTGGAATGAAATTGGATTAGAAACAAATTAAGCTCTCTCTCCTCTGATTCTTCTTGCCAGCTGAATATCCTTAGGCATGATGGTGACTCTCTTGGCATGAATAGCGCACAGGTTTGTGTCTTCAAACAGTCCAACCAAGTACGCCTCAGCAGCTTCCTGAAGAGCCGAAACAGCGCTGCTCTGAAACCTCAGATCCGTCTTGAAATCCTGAGCGATTTCACGAACAAGACGCTGGAAAGGAAGTTTTCGGATCAGAAGCTCGGTGCTCTTTTGGTACTTACGGATCTCTCTTAAGGCAACTGTTCCTGGCCTGAATCTGTGTGGCTTCTTCACTCCGCCGGTTGCCGGAGCTGATTTTCTAGCAGCCTTTGTTGCTAACTGCTTCCGGGGAGCCTTGCCGCCGGTGGACTTGCGGGCAGTTTGCTTTGTACGAGCCATTGAGAGAAACTTCTAAAAGATTTGTTTTGAGCTGATATTAATAAAAGTGATTTAATTCCGATGCTTTTTGATTCGGTGTGGAAAAAGGGTTTTATAGAGGTGTTTGAATTGAATTCAACTGAAATTTTAGAGGGAGAAATAGAGCGAGTTTTTGTTTTCGGAGCGATCCGCGTGAGTGTGGATCCAACGGTTAGGATTGGCTTAAACGATAGCGCACGGATTCTACTTTTCCCCGTGTATTCCTCTCTCATGCTTTTACCCTCTAAATTGACAACTTACGCAGCAGATCAGCTAAGTCCAAGCTGCTTAAAGAAGAGTTTTAGCCCTcctcaaaaaaaaaaaatttgaatgtattaaaaaacaataaaataagtACAAGATCTCATATTTATAAAAGATATTAATAGACACAATTTTGTATGTCAAAATTTTAGAAGAAGgaaatataaaaaaattattacaatttaacatcaaaaacatttttttttaCTGAATATTTAAAATTATTTACTTTGAAGCTTAATAAGTAAGTGTCGGGTCAAGTTGTTTAGGTTAGGTTGGAATTTTCTCCGTTTAAGGTCGGATTGAAATTTTTTGTTATAAAAGCTAATTGTATCTCATGATTCTTATTGTAAATATATAAACTCTTATATTATAATAGCTTAATTATATGAGTAGAAAGTTGAGTTATATAATCATCAAATTAAAGAATATGTATTTGTGTATATATTGTCTTTATGTTTCTTGATTCAAAACCTCTCAATTGCGACAATTATTCAACTTGGCGTCGAGCCACTATCATTTCGTTAAAGGTTAATCTAAATTTGGCTTTGTTCATGGAACCCATAAGCATCATCTGCCAAAACTAGACTAGAAGACTACGCGTCATGGAAAAATGTAATGATATGATATTGTCATGGATTCTTAATTCATTAACCCTTGATATTGCACACAATATTATTTTTTTTACAATATTTCTCATGAAGTTTGGAAAGATCTTCAAAATCGCTTCATTCAAAGCAGTGAACCATGCATTTTCTAGATCGAGTAAGAGATTGTTTGTCTTACTCATCAACTTATTGTTTTTGCCTACTTTACAAAGTTAAAAAAATGTGGGATGAGTTAGGATCCTACAATGATTCAGTTTGCACATGTGGAGTAAAGAACAAAAGACGCAAGTTGATGCAATTTCTCATAAGGTTTGATGAATCTTATATTTTTGTATATGGTCAACTTCTTTTTATGAATCCTTTACATGATGTTTCACATCCTGATATTTCACAAGCTTATTCTTCCATCATTCAAGaagaaaataaacaaaatttGGTACAAGAAGATAAACTATTTAAGCTTCTTCCATGGTTGTTAAATAAGAGGAAGCAATAGCCCTTATTGTTTGATACAAATTTGGTCTATCTTCTCATCTTAACTTCAATCATCACAAACTATTGGGTTGTTCCCAATGTGACATAGATCATCATATAAAAGAGACATGTTAGAAATTACACGATTATCCACATGGACATTTCAAGTATGCTACAACTAAAAACTATCATTCCAAGCCCAACGACAACAATTAATCTTTAGAAAATAATGTTAGAGAGGTCCCAACAACACATGTTGAACCCATTATGAATGGATTAACTGAATTACAATTACAccaattttttttgttattcAGACAGTGTAACGTCTCAGTCAATTACTCTTTTGACAAATAATATTAATCTTTCTTCAGGTTTGTTCGCACCCAAGTTGATAATTGATAGTGGTGCAACAAATCACGATATTTACTCTCCATATTTTCTTGTCAACGGTAAAGAAAATATTTCTTTGTCACCAGTTATTATGTCAAATGGAGATTAAGCTCCAATTATTTCTATTGGAATTTTACCTTTGAGTCATATAGTTTATTTGAAGAATGTGCTTGGGTGTCATCTTGTAAGGTGGATTTAATGTTCATGAGTTGAGTCACAAGAGATTTAAATTATTTAGTAACCTTTTTCTCAATTATGTATTTTGTAGGATTTGATAACGAGGAGCGATGTTAATTTCGACACCCTTTGATTAGAGATGTCTCACCCCCATTTCTCGAAAGATTTCTCTTCTGATTACCAGACCCTTCATTCTAAAGTGACGTCAGTCATTATGAATAAGAAGGATAGTCTGTTGTTGAGGGCAATCATGTTGTAGAAGGTTGACTAGGAAAAGCTCTACAAAGTTGAGAAAGAGTCGGAGTCAAAGCTCCAGGAGCAAATGGATGCTTTTAATAAGAGCCAGAGGTTGCTACCGTCTCTAGAATGACAAGTAAAAATGGGAAGAGAAAATGGAAAATGGAAAAACCGAGGCCAATGAAATTTCTGATGAGAAGGAAACCCTGCAAAAACCCCAAGATGTTGCTCTCCTTCGTGGAAAGGATTGTGAGAAAGAGGTTTTAGAGCTCACCAATGAGGTGGTGTCTACTTCTGGAGTTTATTTTGAGTGCGCCAATGAGTTGGTCCTCTTTGTAACACCCTTGAAATTTTATTAGATTTTTATTTGGAATTTTTAGTGTGATTTGTGATTTATTGTGTTATTATTTAgagttttaataaaataaaataagaatttaatagtataaaatataataataatataaaatatgaAGAGTTGT from Lathyrus oleraceus cultivar Zhongwan6 chromosome 7, CAAS_Psat_ZW6_1.0, whole genome shotgun sequence encodes the following:
- the LOC127103982 gene encoding histone H3.2; this encodes MARTKQTARKSTGGKAPRKQLATKAARKSAPATGGVKKPHRFRPGTVALREIRKYQKSTELLIRKLPFQRLVREIAQDFKTDLRFQSSAVSALQEAAEAYLVGLFEDTNLCAIHAKRVTIMPKDIQLARRIRGERA